The following coding sequences are from one Salvia hispanica cultivar TCC Black 2014 chromosome 3, UniMelb_Shisp_WGS_1.0, whole genome shotgun sequence window:
- the LOC125216415 gene encoding mitochondrial inner membrane protein OXA1-like codes for MAFRRSVAARAKTLYQQQRIAVPFSHIDRDDGDSENLPRHSPIYNGSGIPDILRQRRQFAAGPNLGGFYGSRNLFQDRRFAIPAAFAAASVRKMSTLENEAGGDKIEIMTDMADVLGETAVQVAQAAPEVGEVAAAAADSFLPVAALQYLIDYVHTFTGLNWWAAIVVTTVLIRTLQLPLTIHQIKATAKFTLIRPKLEEIQQEMKDRDMSPAAVLEGQAKMKRIFNEYGVTPFTPLKGILIVGPVFLCFFLAINNMAEKVQSFQQGGAFWFTDLTTPDTMYIFPVLTALTFWITVECNAQEGLEGNPAAKTIKNVSRVFAALTVPLTASFSKAIFCYWITSNLYSLAYGLVIKKPEVKKMLGIPDIPVPPPSANQKPAVPFFEMLKKYTAAQQRINSLPPPADRSLSPPEQSSSPSSADEMSKPGSRKLRSTPSSALSRRIKNLEKEVKGRKKGNKRSSG; via the exons ATGGCTTTCCGACGGAGCGTCGCCGCGCGCGCTAAAACTCTCTATCAGCAGCAGCGAATCGCCGTTCCATTCTCGCACATCGATCGCGACGATGGCGACAGCGAAAATTTGCCCCGGCATAGCCCTATTTACAATGGCAGTGGGATCCCCGACATTCTGCGGCAGCGCAGGCAGTTCGCGGCCGGACCAAATCTAGGAGGTTTTTACGGATCGAGGAATTTGTTTCAGGATCGGAGATTTGCAATTCCAGCTGCTTTCGCGGCGGCTTCTGTGAGGAAAATGTCAACTCTTGAAAATGAGGCGGGTGGTGACAAGATTGAGATAATGACTGACATGGCGGATGTGCTAGGAGAGACGGCTGTACAGGTGGCACAGGCGGCCCCGGAGGTGGGTGAGGTGGCAGCTGCGGCAGCAGACTCGTTCTTACCTGTGGCTGCACTGCAATACTTGATAGATTACGTGCACACGTTTACAGGGCTGAATtg GTGGGCGGCGATTGTTGTTACAACGGTATTGATCCGGACGCTTCAACTTCCTCTTacaattcatcaaattaaagCTACTGCAAAATTCACT CTTATAAGGCCCAAATTGGAGGAGATTCAGCAAGAAATGAAAGATAGG GATATGAGTCCCGCTGCTGTGCTTGAAGGCCAggctaaaatgaaaagaatatttaatGA ATATGGTGTCACACCGTTCACCCCTTTAAAGGGAATTCTAATTGTTGGACCTGTCTTTCTCTGTTTCTTCTTAGCA ATCAACAACATGGCGGAAAAGGTCCAGTCTTTCCAACAGGGAGGAGCATTCTGGTTTACTGATTTGACTACCCCGGATacaatgtatatttttccagTTTTGACGGCATTGACATTTTGGATAACGGTGGAG TGCAATGCTCAAGAAGGTTTGGAAGGCAATCCAGCTGCCAAAACCATCAAGAACGTCTCGAGGGTCTTTGCAGCATTGACGGTCCCTCTCACTGCAAGTTTCTCTAAG GCTATATTCTGCTACTGGATTACCTCGAATCTGTATTCCCTCGCGTATGGATTGG TTATAAAGAAGCCTGAGGTAAAGAAGATGTTGGGAATCCCGGATATTCCAGTACCACCTCCGTCGGCTAATCAGAAACCCGCCGTCCCATTTTTCGAGATGCTGAAGAAGTACACAGCTGCCCAGCAGCGGATTAATTCTTTACCGCCTCCAGCAGATAGATCCCTATCCCCACCAGAGCAGTCTTCATCACCATCATCTGCTGATGAAATGTCAAAGCCAGGAAGTAGGAAGTTACGGTCAACGCCGTCATCAGCGCTTAGCCGGAGGATTAAGAACTTAGAGAAAGAGGTCAAGGGAAGGAAGAAAGGGAACAAGAGATCTTCCGGGTGA